The following proteins are co-located in the Sandaracinaceae bacterium genome:
- a CDS encoding AgmX/PglI C-terminal domain-containing protein produces the protein MRFDTPLTPRLLPGALVLVLALGGCAPVSLRIARTDTIHLTTDSAGPDAYRMLRAMETDRRALVETFFPCAERQQEGPIDVVALVEPRSFQRFVPDDFSGVGGVHMAHAQRVVPRPPTLALRWQYSPAATRSVFRHELTHRLIARCMPQAPAWLHEGLAELLSTAEVADQELRLGVPPYFFDDLGGRVGRVGDVLTRYVPRGRLLSLDALRALLPDGIWVADDPDQTAAHYASAWALVSVLVTGPQELRRGFVDYRQALSVGVEEPVAWERHLAELPVAAHYTRFIEADVRRYTTYPLPGAGASLSATERALTAREADLFWASHVPWDTQAGRRDALAALDALERREPGSWAHPEVAVLRGGIHAEGGDAQAAADALGEVHDPDAVAFARLALRMMDEYTSPPLPGQSIERLRARPATELRVDELTTLTQRASTAFEHEVLARAWLSLLQFQRALGEAHLAIAEDATCAQCWVTLGLAELQSGNVQRGVQSLDRGVALMGLSHSGRGSWVRRAGLYAYGAAGRRMCETVPPASMPASSPGDTPEADSPAEPSSPSSLTPDALRDVIRGHLDAVRACYEDERALLPLVEGTVRVRFIIGPDGSVIGAQLADSELAGTLGCCVLREVYTWQFPETGGGLVSVTYPFTLAYR, from the coding sequence ATGCGCTTCGACACGCCCCTTACGCCACGCCTCCTGCCAGGCGCGCTCGTGCTCGTGCTGGCCCTCGGTGGCTGCGCGCCGGTGAGCCTGCGCATCGCGCGCACGGACACCATCCACTTGACCACCGACAGCGCGGGCCCCGACGCCTACCGCATGCTGCGCGCCATGGAGACGGACCGGCGTGCCCTCGTCGAGACGTTCTTCCCGTGCGCGGAGCGTCAGCAGGAGGGGCCCATCGATGTGGTCGCGCTGGTCGAACCCCGCTCGTTTCAGCGCTTCGTCCCGGACGACTTTTCGGGTGTCGGGGGCGTGCACATGGCTCATGCCCAGCGGGTGGTGCCCCGCCCGCCCACGCTCGCCTTGCGGTGGCAATACAGCCCCGCCGCCACGCGCTCGGTCTTTCGCCACGAGCTCACGCATCGTCTGATTGCGCGCTGCATGCCGCAAGCACCGGCATGGTTGCACGAGGGGCTCGCCGAGCTGCTCTCCACGGCCGAGGTCGCCGACCAGGAGCTTCGCCTCGGCGTCCCGCCCTACTTCTTCGACGACCTCGGCGGGAGAGTGGGCCGCGTTGGGGACGTTCTCACGCGCTATGTGCCCCGCGGCAGGCTGTTGAGTCTGGACGCGCTGCGCGCACTGCTTCCCGATGGAATCTGGGTGGCGGACGACCCCGACCAGACCGCGGCGCACTACGCGAGCGCCTGGGCGCTGGTCTCCGTGCTCGTGACCGGACCCCAGGAGCTTCGGCGTGGCTTCGTGGACTACCGGCAGGCTTTGAGCGTGGGCGTCGAGGAGCCGGTGGCGTGGGAGCGGCACCTCGCCGAGCTGCCCGTGGCCGCGCACTACACGCGCTTCATCGAGGCCGACGTACGGCGCTACACCACGTACCCCCTCCCGGGCGCCGGGGCGTCACTTTCCGCAACGGAGCGCGCGTTGACGGCGCGTGAGGCAGACCTCTTCTGGGCCAGTCACGTGCCCTGGGACACGCAAGCGGGACGCCGCGATGCGCTCGCAGCGCTCGATGCGCTCGAGCGTCGTGAGCCGGGGAGCTGGGCTCATCCGGAGGTGGCCGTGCTGCGAGGCGGCATCCATGCGGAAGGCGGCGATGCCCAGGCCGCCGCCGACGCGCTCGGCGAAGTCCACGACCCTGACGCCGTGGCGTTTGCGCGGCTCGCGCTGCGCATGATGGACGAGTACACCAGCCCGCCATTGCCAGGGCAGTCGATCGAGCGCCTGCGTGCACGCCCCGCGACGGAACTGCGCGTCGACGAGCTGACCACGCTCACTCAGCGCGCGAGCACCGCGTTCGAGCATGAGGTGCTCGCGCGCGCCTGGCTGAGCCTGCTTCAGTTCCAGCGAGCCCTCGGTGAGGCGCACCTGGCCATCGCGGAGGACGCCACGTGCGCGCAGTGTTGGGTGACCCTCGGCCTAGCCGAGCTCCAATCCGGCAACGTGCAGCGTGGTGTGCAGTCGCTCGACCGCGGCGTCGCGCTGATGGGGCTCTCGCACAGCGGCCGTGGCTCTTGGGTGAGGCGCGCGGGGCTCTACGCCTATGGGGCCGCCGGCCGTCGAATGTGCGAGACCGTGCCTCCCGCGAGCATGCCGGCATCGTCCCCGGGTGACACCCCAGAAGCGGACTCCCCGGCCGAGCCATCCTCCCCGTCTTCGCTCACGCCAGATGCCCTCCGAGACGTCATTCGGGGCCACCTCGACGCGGTGCGTGCTTGCTACGAGGATGAACGCGCGCTGCTGCCCCTCGTGGAGGGCACGGTCCGGGTGCGGTTCATCATCGGCCCTGACGGCTCGGTCATTGGCGCGCAGCTCGCGGACTCGGAGCTGGCCGGCACACTCGGGTGCTGTGTGCTTCGTGAGGTCTACACCTGGCAGTTTCCGGAGACCGGGGGTGGACTGGTGTCCGTCACCTATCCGTTCACCCTCGCCTATCGGTAG